Proteins from one Streptomyces genisteinicus genomic window:
- a CDS encoding LLM class F420-dependent oxidoreductase, giving the protein MVHIGYTMMTEQAGPRELVNHVVHAEDVGFDFSVTSDHSFPWLRSQGHSPYAWSVLGAAAQATTEIPLMTYVTCPTMRYHPAVVAQKAATLQLLSEGRFRLGLGSGENLNEHIVGAWPPADIRIGMLREAVEIIRALFRGEHVSRRGGHFTVESARLWDVPDEPPPIGIAASGDRSCRLAGELGDLLVATEPKPSLVEAFDRSGGAGRPRVGQLPVSWDTDRERAVQRAHDQFRWFSGGWKVNSELPHPDSFDAATQYVRPEDVAKSIPCGDDPQAVVEAVRQFTDAGFTEVALVQIGGDTQHDFLEWAGAGLLPELRAL; this is encoded by the coding sequence ATGGTGCACATCGGATACACGATGATGACCGAGCAGGCCGGCCCCCGGGAACTCGTGAACCACGTCGTTCACGCCGAGGACGTCGGCTTCGACTTCTCGGTCACCTCCGACCACTCCTTCCCCTGGCTGCGCTCCCAGGGACACTCGCCCTACGCCTGGAGCGTGCTGGGCGCCGCCGCGCAGGCGACCACCGAGATCCCGCTCATGACCTACGTGACGTGCCCGACCATGCGCTACCACCCGGCGGTCGTCGCCCAGAAGGCGGCCACGCTGCAACTGCTCTCCGAGGGGCGGTTCCGGCTCGGCCTCGGCTCCGGTGAGAACCTCAACGAGCACATCGTCGGCGCCTGGCCGCCGGCCGACATCCGGATCGGCATGCTGCGCGAGGCGGTCGAGATCATCCGCGCGCTCTTCCGCGGCGAACACGTCAGCCGCCGCGGCGGCCACTTCACCGTGGAGTCCGCGCGGCTGTGGGACGTGCCCGACGAGCCCCCGCCGATCGGCATCGCCGCCTCGGGCGACCGCTCCTGCCGCCTGGCCGGCGAACTCGGAGACCTGCTCGTGGCCACCGAGCCGAAGCCCTCCCTGGTCGAGGCCTTCGACCGCTCGGGCGGCGCCGGCAGGCCGCGCGTCGGGCAGCTCCCCGTCTCCTGGGACACCGACCGCGAACGGGCGGTGCAGCGGGCGCACGACCAGTTCCGCTGGTTCAGCGGCGGCTGGAAGGTCAACTCCGAGCTGCCGCACCCCGACTCCTTCGACGCCGCGACGCAGTACGTCCGGCCGGAGGACGTCGCGAAGTCGATTCCCTGCGGCGACGACCCGCAGGCCGTGGTGGAGGCCGTGCGGCAGTTCACGGACGCCGGCTTCACCGAGGTCGCGCTCGTCCAGATCGGCGGCGACACCCAGCACGACTTCCTGGAGTGGGCGGGCGCCGGACTCCTGCCGGAGCTGCGGGCCCTGTGA
- a CDS encoding GvpL/GvpF family gas vesicle protein, whose protein sequence is MSDRVVYAYAVVRAAGGLDAVAGTLTGVDGTPVRLAPAAREPSVLLAVGDVPAADFREEALRRRLEELEWLETVARAHHAVVEALAAVTTVLPLRLATVYVDDAGARAALDDGAPAFAERLSLLAGHREWGVKVYADPSAAAVPAAPAEDGLSPGRSYLRQRREQRSGREEVYRDAAAAAARVEEAASRQAAGRARHRVQQGTLAGPAGAGENVVNDAYLVPDAGSDAFRAGVEAAAEGLAGVRVEVTGPWAPYSFAVPSEGAEDGQAP, encoded by the coding sequence ATGAGTGACCGGGTCGTCTACGCCTACGCGGTCGTCCGTGCGGCCGGCGGGCTCGACGCGGTGGCGGGAACGCTCACGGGCGTGGACGGCACCCCCGTGCGCCTGGCCCCCGCCGCCCGCGAGCCGTCCGTGCTGCTCGCGGTCGGCGACGTGCCGGCCGCCGACTTCCGGGAGGAGGCGCTGCGGCGGCGTCTGGAGGAGCTGGAGTGGCTGGAGACCGTCGCCCGCGCCCATCACGCGGTCGTCGAGGCGCTGGCGGCGGTGACCACCGTGCTGCCGCTGCGGCTGGCGACGGTGTACGTCGACGACGCCGGCGCCCGCGCGGCACTGGACGACGGGGCGCCCGCGTTCGCCGAGCGGCTGTCACTGCTGGCCGGCCACCGGGAATGGGGGGTGAAGGTGTACGCGGACCCGTCGGCGGCCGCCGTGCCCGCGGCCCCCGCGGAGGACGGGCTCTCCCCCGGCCGCTCGTACCTGCGTCAGCGGCGGGAGCAGCGCAGCGGGCGGGAGGAGGTCTACCGGGACGCCGCGGCGGCGGCCGCGCGCGTGGAGGAGGCCGCCTCGCGGCAGGCGGCCGGCCGGGCACGGCACCGGGTCCAGCAGGGCACCCTCGCCGGACCGGCGGGCGCGGGCGAGAACGTGGTGAACGACGCCTATCTGGTGCCCGACGCCGGGAGCGACGCCTTCCGTGCCGGGGTGGAGGCCGCCGCGGAGGGGCTCGCGGGTGTGCGGGTCGAGGTGACGGGGCCGTGGGCGCCGTACTCGTTCGCCGTGCCGTCCGAAGGGGCCGAGGACGGGCAGGCGCCGTGA
- a CDS encoding SRPBCC family protein, giving the protein MAGRERDTDRTDASGLEMLRDELIDHLSAQVEALADKAGDKLAGLTDQLVDTAENGGPLPKAGLRVLQGDSPLKAIVGEKTKSLKDGLFSKVGNVFGKGDGDGGGGGGGGRKSGSTKVMNIVEVLDVGVPVRRAYDHWTQFEQFSSFTKGVRSVSKGDEVSSDWKVKVGPSTRGWKATVQEQIPDDRIVWTSDGAKGSTRGCVSFHELAPELTRIVLVVEYYPSGFFEKTGNLWRAQGRRLRLDFKHFQRYVTLTDDEPEGWRGEIRDGEVVRSHEEAVEEEEAAAEESEGPEEADGDAGYDDEAEDADYEEEYDDEDADYDDEDEADEAEDDAYEDDDEDADYDDEAEDADEEEGRRARR; this is encoded by the coding sequence ATGGCAGGCAGGGAACGTGACACCGACCGCACGGACGCCTCCGGGCTCGAGATGCTCCGGGACGAACTCATCGACCACCTCAGCGCGCAGGTCGAGGCATTGGCCGACAAGGCCGGTGACAAGCTCGCCGGCCTCACCGACCAGCTCGTCGACACGGCCGAGAACGGCGGTCCGCTGCCGAAGGCCGGACTCCGTGTGCTCCAGGGCGACTCGCCGCTGAAGGCGATCGTCGGCGAGAAGACCAAGAGCCTCAAGGACGGCCTCTTCTCGAAGGTGGGCAATGTCTTCGGCAAGGGGGACGGCGACGGGGGAGGTGGCGGCGGAGGCGGGCGCAAGTCCGGGAGCACCAAGGTGATGAACATCGTCGAAGTGCTGGACGTCGGTGTGCCCGTGCGCAGGGCATACGACCACTGGACCCAGTTCGAGCAGTTCAGCAGCTTCACGAAGGGTGTCCGCAGCGTCTCCAAGGGCGACGAGGTCAGCAGCGACTGGAAGGTGAAGGTCGGCCCGTCCACGCGCGGCTGGAAGGCGACCGTCCAGGAGCAGATACCCGACGACCGGATCGTCTGGACCTCCGACGGAGCGAAGGGCAGCACGCGGGGCTGTGTGTCGTTCCACGAACTCGCGCCGGAGCTCACGCGCATCGTCCTGGTCGTCGAGTACTACCCGTCGGGCTTCTTCGAGAAGACCGGCAACCTCTGGCGTGCGCAGGGCCGCCGTCTGCGCCTGGACTTCAAGCACTTCCAGCGCTACGTGACGCTCACCGACGACGAGCCCGAGGGCTGGCGCGGGGAGATCCGGGACGGAGAGGTCGTCCGCAGCCATGAGGAAGCGGTCGAGGAGGAGGAAGCCGCGGCCGAGGAGAGCGAGGGGCCGGAAGAGGCGGACGGCGACGCCGGCTACGACGACGAGGCGGAGGACGCGGACTACGAGGAGGAGTACGACGACGAGGACGCGGACTACGACGACGAGGACGAGGCGGACGAAGCCGAGGACGACGCCTATGAGGACGACGACGAGGACGCGGACTACGACGACGAGGCGGAGGACGCCGACGAGGAGGAAGGCCGGCGGGCGCGCAGGTGA
- a CDS encoding gas vesicle protein: protein MSDQTSGGLGSYPTRAGPSPVSPYGQQGSSANLADILERVLDKGIVIAGDIRINLLDIELLTVKLRLLVASVDKAKEMGIDWWEHDPSLSSRARDEEMTSGHRAGRHSLAEENRRLRAEIEALRGEAELPARGSRERGRSRREREADE from the coding sequence GTGAGCGACCAGACCTCCGGCGGTCTCGGCTCCTACCCGACCAGGGCCGGCCCGTCCCCCGTGTCGCCCTACGGGCAGCAGGGGAGCTCCGCCAACCTCGCCGACATCCTCGAACGCGTCCTGGACAAGGGCATCGTCATCGCCGGTGACATCCGGATCAACCTGCTCGACATCGAGCTGCTGACCGTGAAGCTCCGACTGCTCGTGGCCTCCGTCGACAAGGCCAAGGAGATGGGCATCGACTGGTGGGAGCACGACCCTTCGCTCTCGTCACGGGCGCGGGACGAGGAGATGACGTCCGGCCACCGGGCCGGGCGGCACTCCCTCGCCGAGGAGAACCGCCGGCTGCGGGCCGAGATCGAGGCCCTGCGCGGCGAGGCGGAACTCCCCGCACGCGGCAGTCGTGAACGGGGGCGGTCCCGCCGGGAGCGGGAAGCCGATGAGTGA
- a CDS encoding CsbD family protein: MGAQEKAKAKAEQAKGKLKENTGRSVGNERMTAEGRAESSQGALRDAKEKAKSSVRKVGDALKKD; the protein is encoded by the coding sequence ATGGGTGCACAGGAAAAGGCCAAGGCAAAGGCCGAACAGGCCAAGGGAAAGCTCAAGGAGAACACCGGACGTTCGGTGGGAAACGAGAGAATGACCGCCGAAGGCCGTGCCGAGAGTTCGCAGGGCGCGCTGCGTGACGCGAAGGAAAAGGCGAAAAGCAGCGTCCGCAAGGTGGGCGACGCCCTCAAGAAGGACTGA
- a CDS encoding gas vesicle protein → MASEAGSERRSGPARARGGSAGSRRGAGKGRAAGAMRAAAAQLEELLGRPPESVSALHPTDDGWEADVEVLELERIPETTSVMGSYRVTLDGHGDLVSYERTRRYTRGQIDRRG, encoded by the coding sequence ATGGCCTCCGAAGCAGGATCCGAGCGCCGCTCCGGACCGGCCCGCGCACGCGGCGGTTCCGCCGGATCACGCAGGGGAGCCGGCAAGGGCAGGGCCGCCGGAGCCATGCGCGCGGCAGCCGCGCAGCTCGAGGAACTCCTGGGCCGCCCGCCGGAATCCGTCTCCGCTCTGCATCCCACCGACGACGGGTGGGAGGCGGACGTGGAGGTGCTCGAACTGGAACGCATCCCCGAGACGACCAGCGTGATGGGCAGCTACCGCGTCACGCTGGACGGACACGGCGACTTGGTGAGTTACGAGAGGACCCGCCGCTACACGCGCGGGCAGATCGACCGGCGCGGCTGA
- a CDS encoding FUSC family protein yields the protein MARGAASVLPLLAAVLAGAPTAGVPAAVAALFAGINDRPGSRRGAPAALGLPAAAGACGLLAGTLVGAAVPQELATPVLPLFLGLLGLVAGALSSTGATASACGTQLLIAAVIGVGMDLPEPVWLSCLSYLSGAAWPLLLRRLVPSPRRGRITYRLDGECEALAAVYERVAALLEAVGSPAAGARRAALTAALDHAQDALAGTRTGPRASRAERGLSARYDAAAALAEAATALAWKGEPVPERAVHGTLRLAAAARTGAPCGPLPAPPRTASGLRALDDALLRAAEAFDAPGRGPVRARTGRRALAAGHLDAADAVRRGTATAVPGGAAAALRRAAGPAGREYGARVGLCCAASAALALALGQAHWYWLPATAVFLVKPDLGPLVSRVVCRALGTVLGAVLCALLLLSGPGPQVLTAAVAVCGALVPYATRHFAAQTAVVTVLVLCLVALAGEPPATGERVVQSLLACATVLVVGHLPLPGRHGNAVRHRLDDAACAARRYLEHVLTEPGDRTGRWALRRRAYRAAAAAQQAAGLSAAELPPIARHSEGAWQVATGLVGLLDAITATAVDADDRGAPVCRRDAERLGARLAELTGLLPEFRVGG from the coding sequence ATGGCGCGGGGCGCGGCATCGGTGCTGCCGCTGCTGGCGGCCGTCCTCGCCGGAGCGCCCACCGCCGGGGTACCGGCGGCCGTCGCCGCGCTGTTCGCCGGCATCAACGACCGGCCCGGCAGCCGGCGCGGCGCGCCCGCCGCTCTCGGACTGCCGGCCGCGGCCGGTGCCTGCGGGCTGCTGGCCGGGACGCTCGTCGGCGCGGCCGTCCCGCAGGAACTCGCGACACCGGTGCTGCCGCTCTTCCTCGGGCTGCTCGGGCTCGTCGCGGGCGCCCTCAGCTCCACCGGGGCGACGGCCTCCGCCTGCGGCACGCAGCTCCTGATCGCCGCCGTCATCGGCGTGGGCATGGACCTGCCCGAACCGGTCTGGCTCTCCTGCCTCTCCTACCTCTCCGGTGCCGCCTGGCCCCTGCTGCTGCGCCGTCTCGTGCCGTCACCCCGGCGCGGACGGATCACCTACCGTCTGGACGGCGAGTGCGAGGCGCTGGCCGCGGTCTACGAACGCGTCGCCGCCCTGCTGGAGGCGGTGGGCAGCCCCGCGGCCGGCGCCCGGCGCGCCGCGCTGACCGCCGCGCTCGACCATGCCCAGGACGCGCTCGCCGGCACCCGCACCGGGCCGCGCGCCTCGCGGGCCGAGCGGGGACTGAGCGCCCGGTACGACGCCGCGGCCGCGCTGGCCGAGGCGGCCACCGCGCTCGCCTGGAAGGGCGAGCCCGTGCCGGAGCGTGCCGTGCACGGCACGCTCCGGCTGGCCGCCGCCGCGCGGACCGGCGCGCCGTGCGGCCCGCTCCCGGCGCCCCCGCGCACCGCTTCCGGCCTGCGTGCCCTCGACGACGCGCTGCTGCGCGCGGCCGAGGCGTTCGACGCCCCCGGCCGGGGGCCGGTCCGGGCCCGGACCGGCCGGCGGGCCCTTGCGGCCGGGCACCTGGACGCAGCGGACGCGGTGCGTCGCGGCACCGCCACGGCGGTGCCGGGCGGGGCGGCCGCGGCCCTGCGCCGCGCCGCGGGACCCGCCGGACGGGAGTACGGAGCGCGGGTCGGCCTGTGCTGCGCGGCCTCCGCCGCACTGGCCCTCGCCCTGGGGCAGGCGCACTGGTACTGGCTGCCCGCGACCGCCGTGTTCCTGGTCAAGCCGGACCTGGGGCCGCTGGTCTCCCGCGTCGTCTGCCGGGCGCTGGGCACCGTCCTCGGCGCCGTGCTCTGCGCCCTGCTCCTGCTGAGCGGTCCGGGACCTCAGGTGCTGACCGCGGCGGTCGCGGTCTGCGGCGCGCTGGTCCCGTACGCCACACGGCACTTCGCCGCGCAGACGGCCGTCGTCACGGTGCTCGTGCTGTGCCTCGTCGCCCTCGCCGGGGAACCGCCCGCCACGGGGGAGCGGGTCGTCCAGTCGCTGCTCGCCTGCGCGACGGTCCTCGTCGTGGGGCACCTGCCGCTGCCCGGCCGGCACGGGAACGCCGTGCGCCACCGCCTGGACGACGCGGCCTGCGCTGCCCGCCGCTACCTGGAGCACGTGCTCACCGAGCCGGGCGACCGGACCGGCCGCTGGGCCCTGCGCCGCCGGGCGTACCGCGCGGCCGCCGCCGCGCAGCAGGCGGCCGGGCTGTCGGCCGCCGAACTGCCGCCGATCGCGCGGCACAGCGAGGGTGCGTGGCAGGTCGCCACCGGGCTCGTGGGGCTCCTCGACGCGATCACCGCGACCGCCGTCGACGCGGACGACCGGGGCGCACCGGTGTGCCGGCGGGACGCGGAACGCCTCGGCGCCCGCCTTGCCGAACTCACCGGCCTGCTTCCGGAGTTCCGCGTGGGCGGCTGA
- a CDS encoding gas vesicle structural protein GvpA, which yields MTVVPQGDSSVSRGGSGTLYDVLELILDRGLVIDVFVRVSLVGIEILKIDARIVVASVDTYLRFAEACNRLDLESGSKQPAQLTDIVGDTLESGAKGKSKGALSGAVEAVTDSVKGMTGGDDEAAEDGEDEDEPGAKEPAERRRRPARRTPRRERESSRERE from the coding sequence ATGACCGTGGTGCCGCAAGGCGACAGCAGTGTTTCCCGCGGCGGTTCGGGCACCCTGTACGACGTACTGGAACTGATCCTCGACCGCGGGCTCGTCATCGACGTCTTCGTGCGGGTGTCTCTGGTCGGCATCGAGATCCTCAAGATCGACGCCAGGATCGTCGTGGCCAGCGTGGACACCTATCTCCGCTTCGCGGAGGCGTGCAACCGGCTGGACCTGGAGTCCGGGAGCAAGCAGCCGGCCCAACTGACCGACATCGTCGGCGACACGCTCGAGAGCGGCGCCAAGGGCAAGTCCAAGGGCGCCCTGTCCGGCGCCGTGGAGGCGGTCACCGACTCGGTCAAGGGGATGACCGGCGGTGACGACGAGGCGGCCGAGGACGGCGAGGACGAGGACGAACCCGGGGCGAAGGAGCCCGCCGAGCGGCGCCGCCGTCCGGCCAGGCGCACCCCGCGCCGGGAACGGGAGTCGTCCCGCGAGAGGGAATAG
- a CDS encoding gas vesicle protein: MPEREDREPLPERQIALIDLLDRLLTGGVVITGDVVLSVADIDLVRVSLRALIVSIGPDTPSPWPAARPPGDRYDR, from the coding sequence CTGCCGGAGCGGGAGGATCGGGAGCCGCTGCCGGAGCGGCAGATCGCCCTGATCGACCTGCTCGACCGGCTGCTCACCGGTGGCGTCGTGATCACCGGGGACGTGGTGCTGTCCGTCGCGGACATCGACCTGGTGCGCGTGTCACTGCGGGCCCTGATCGTCTCCATCGGACCGGACACCCCTTCGCCCTGGCCGGCGGCACGCCCTCCGGGAGACCGCTATGACCGCTGA
- a CDS encoding gas vesicle protein GvpG, giving the protein MGLFTQLVTLPLAPVRGAVWVSERVLEVAEDEYYDPAPVHRALADLERQLLSGEIDEETFDRREDELLDRLDEIRAHRGAGPG; this is encoded by the coding sequence ATGGGACTGTTCACCCAGCTCGTCACCCTGCCCCTGGCACCCGTGCGGGGCGCCGTGTGGGTGTCCGAGCGCGTCCTCGAAGTCGCCGAGGACGAGTACTACGACCCCGCTCCCGTCCACCGCGCCCTCGCCGACCTGGAACGGCAGCTGCTCTCGGGCGAAATCGACGAGGAGACGTTCGACCGCCGCGAGGACGAACTCCTGGACCGGCTCGACGAGATACGCGCCCACCGCGGCGCCGGGCCGGGGTGA
- a CDS encoding DUF6381 family protein, whose product MSAADEFQARAQQVRRKAQEMEQAAERASDPQERERLRDKARRLREQTDQHESRRRTEDLDPMM is encoded by the coding sequence ATGAGCGCTGCAGACGAGTTCCAGGCCCGCGCCCAGCAGGTCCGCCGCAAGGCGCAGGAGATGGAGCAGGCCGCCGAGCGCGCCTCGGACCCGCAGGAGCGCGAGCGGCTGCGGGACAAGGCCCGCCGGCTGCGTGAGCAGACCGACCAGCACGAGTCGCGTCGTCGCACCGAGGACCTCGACCCGATGATGTAG
- a CDS encoding histone protein — translation MDDTTKMALAAAVAGGYVLGRTKKAKLAFSLATFVAGRRVGLDPQQLLTQGVRWLKDIPQVAELSDQLRGEALDAGRKALTATADRRLAGLADSLHERTLRLGEERDEDEDEGAYEDDAYEDEDEGRGREDEEEYEDDYDEEPEDEFEEEPEDEYDEEPEEPEEPEEPEEPDSGEADAGGRARTRRADGGARKAPAKRSGARTESDRSTARKTAGRAPAKRTGGGGAAAKKTAARKTAAKKSAPAGKAAAGTPAKKAAARKAPAKKAAAKKTAAKKAAAKRTGSAKTAAKKTAAKKTATRRR, via the coding sequence ATGGACGACACCACCAAGATGGCACTCGCGGCCGCCGTGGCGGGCGGCTACGTGCTCGGCCGGACGAAGAAGGCCAAGCTCGCCTTCTCGCTGGCGACGTTCGTCGCCGGACGCCGCGTCGGTCTCGATCCGCAGCAGTTGCTCACACAGGGTGTGCGCTGGCTCAAGGACATACCGCAGGTCGCCGAGTTGAGCGACCAGCTGCGGGGCGAGGCGCTCGACGCGGGCCGCAAGGCGCTGACCGCCACCGCCGACCGCCGGCTGGCGGGCCTCGCCGACTCCCTGCACGAACGCACCCTGCGGCTCGGTGAGGAGCGCGACGAGGACGAGGACGAGGGCGCCTACGAGGACGACGCGTACGAGGACGAGGACGAGGGTCGCGGGCGGGAGGACGAGGAGGAGTACGAGGACGACTACGACGAGGAGCCTGAGGACGAATTCGAGGAGGAGCCGGAGGACGAGTACGACGAGGAGCCGGAGGAGCCGGAGGAGCCGGAGGAGCCGGAGGAACCGGATTCGGGTGAAGCGGATGCGGGCGGGAGGGCCCGGACGCGGCGCGCGGACGGCGGCGCGCGGAAGGCGCCCGCGAAGAGGTCGGGAGCCCGCACGGAATCCGACAGGTCCACCGCGAGGAAGACGGCCGGCCGGGCGCCCGCGAAGCGGACCGGCGGTGGCGGGGCCGCGGCGAAGAAGACCGCTGCCCGGAAGACCGCTGCGAAGAAGTCGGCACCTGCCGGGAAGGCTGCCGCCGGGACTCCTGCCAAGAAGGCAGCCGCCAGAAAGGCACCTGCGAAGAAGGCGGCCGCGAAGAAGACGGCGGCGAAGAAGGCCGCGGCGAAGCGGACCGGCTCCGCGAAGACCGCCGCGAAGAAGACGGCGGCCAAGAAGACGGCGACCCGGCGGAGGTAG
- a CDS encoding GvpL/GvpF family gas vesicle protein, translated as MAVYIYSVIGKQHPAHVDELSGVGDPPAALRVVAAGTLCAVVSDAPDDLRAKRRDLGAHQHVQDALMADGTVLPLRFGLMAPDDEAVRLALEQRADEYTDRLRALDGCTEYNLKASQEEETLLRQILESSGEARRLNDDIRSGAAGPEAPVRLGEMVAAEVRARQEALAAGVVEALRPFARDLSQSPPTGDDFVSVSFLVPADQEELFLATQLSVANQMGDDLDFRLTGPLPPYSFV; from the coding sequence ATGGCCGTCTACATCTACTCCGTCATCGGCAAGCAGCACCCGGCCCACGTCGACGAGCTCAGCGGTGTCGGCGATCCGCCCGCCGCGCTGCGCGTGGTGGCTGCCGGGACGCTGTGCGCCGTTGTCAGCGACGCGCCCGACGACCTGCGTGCCAAGCGCCGCGACCTCGGCGCCCACCAGCACGTGCAGGACGCGCTCATGGCCGACGGCACCGTCCTGCCGCTGCGGTTCGGCCTGATGGCCCCGGACGACGAGGCCGTGCGGCTCGCGCTGGAGCAGCGTGCGGACGAGTACACGGACAGACTGCGCGCCCTGGACGGCTGCACCGAGTACAACCTGAAGGCCTCGCAGGAGGAGGAGACCCTGCTGCGGCAGATCCTCGAGTCGTCCGGGGAGGCCCGCCGGCTCAACGACGACATCCGCAGCGGCGCCGCGGGGCCCGAAGCCCCGGTGCGGCTCGGCGAGATGGTCGCGGCCGAGGTCCGGGCCCGCCAGGAGGCACTGGCGGCCGGGGTGGTCGAGGCGCTGCGCCCCTTCGCACGGGACCTGTCGCAGTCGCCGCCGACGGGCGACGACTTCGTCAGCGTGTCGTTCCTCGTACCCGCCGACCAGGAAGAGCTCTTCCTCGCCACGCAGTTGAGCGTGGCCAACCAGATGGGGGACGACCTGGACTTCCGGCTCACCGGCCCCCTCCCGCCGTACAGCTTCGTCTAG
- a CDS encoding gas vesicle protein K, which produces MTADLPGDRPSPRFEEVAEAAARAFRLLPAVEGDLPPAPGDRTARPARRIAADPDTVERDLVRLVLTLVELLRQLMERQALHRVDQGDLTEEEEERLGATLMILHDRMSALCAEYGLTLGDLNLDLGPLGPLLPPDGPPR; this is translated from the coding sequence ATGACCGCTGACCTGCCCGGGGACCGTCCGTCGCCGCGCTTCGAGGAGGTCGCGGAGGCCGCCGCGCGCGCTTTCCGGCTGCTCCCGGCCGTGGAGGGCGACCTGCCGCCCGCCCCGGGCGACCGGACCGCGCGGCCCGCCCGCCGGATCGCGGCCGACCCCGACACCGTCGAGCGCGATCTGGTCCGGCTCGTCCTGACCCTGGTGGAACTGCTGCGACAGCTGATGGAACGGCAGGCGCTCCACCGGGTCGACCAGGGCGACCTCACCGAGGAGGAGGAGGAACGCCTCGGGGCGACCCTCATGATCCTGCACGACCGGATGAGCGCGCTGTGCGCGGAGTACGGGCTCACGCTGGGCGACCTCAACCTCGACCTCGGACCGCTCGGCCCCCTGCTGCCGCCCGACGGCCCGCCCCGGTGA
- a CDS encoding peptidylprolyl isomerase, whose amino-acid sequence MSNVFFDITIDDQPAGRIVFTLFDDVVPKTARNFRELATGQHGYGYEGSSFHRVIPDFMLQGGDFTEGNGTGGRSIYGEKFADENFTIKHTKPGQLSMANAGPNTNGSQFFITTIVTDWLDNKHVVFGEVVEGMDLVKQIEKLGSRAGALRSKVTIAKSGVLDA is encoded by the coding sequence ATGAGTAATGTGTTCTTCGACATCACCATCGACGACCAGCCCGCGGGCCGGATCGTCTTCACCCTGTTCGACGACGTCGTCCCGAAGACGGCGAGGAACTTCCGCGAGCTCGCCACCGGCCAGCACGGCTACGGCTACGAGGGCTCGTCCTTCCACCGCGTGATCCCGGACTTCATGCTCCAGGGCGGTGACTTCACCGAGGGCAACGGCACCGGTGGCCGCAGCATCTACGGCGAGAAGTTCGCCGACGAGAACTTCACGATCAAGCACACCAAGCCCGGTCAGCTCTCCATGGCGAACGCCGGCCCGAACACCAACGGCTCGCAGTTCTTCATCACCACCATCGTGACGGACTGGCTGGACAACAAGCACGTCGTCTTCGGCGAGGTCGTCGAGGGCATGGACCTCGTCAAGCAGATCGAGAAGCTGGGCTCCCGCGCGGGCGCCCTCCGCTCCAAGGTCACCATCGCCAAGTCGGGCGTGCTCGACGCCTGA